The region TGAGGACGGTGCCTGCTTCGAAGGCGAGGCCTGCTGCGAGGATTGCTGTCTTTGCGGCTTCGAGCTTTGCCGTGGGGATGTTGGGGATGATGAGGTTCTGCCAGACGGTGAGGCGAAGATCGCCGGTGCCATAGGTCTCTGCGATGTTTGCCAAGGCGAGCATTTGATCGACGGGTAGGCGACCGACGGGAACAGCGACGCCAATGTAGTTGAGGTCGGGCTGCGATTGCGCGTGCACGCCGATGTGTCCGGCGCGGTCGATGGGTTTGCGCGGTTCGGAGGCAGACGCGGGAACGCGGATAAGAGGGAAGGCGAGAAGCTTCTCGGTCTTGCCGATGAATTTTTCGACGCCCCATTTGTCGATGAGGTACTTGAGGCGCGCTTTCTTGCGGTCGGTGCGGTCGCCGTGCTCGGCGAAGACGCGGATCATGGCTGCGGCAACGGCGACGGTTTGGTCGGGGCGAAGGAGCAGGCCGCAGTCGGTGGCGAATTGCTTGTGGCCGGTGATGCCGCAGAGCAGCACGCGGAAGTAGATGCCGGCGGGGATACCGTGGCCTTCTTTGATCTCGACGGCGACGAAGCCGATGTCGTTGGTGTCGGCGACGACGCTGATGGCGCCACCGTTGTCGAAGGCAACGTTGAACTTGCGTGGCAGGCCGTACATATCGCGCGAGTTGAGGATGTAGCGGTTGAGCGCGTCGGCGAGCGGCGCTACGTCATAGAGCTCGTGCGGGTCGATGCCGGTGATGGGGGATGCGGTGATGTTGCGAATATTGTCTGCGCCCGATCCGCGCGAGGTCATGCCGAGGTCCTGAATCTTCGAGAGGACGCGGACGATGTTTTTGGGCTGCAACTCGCGTATCTGGAGGTTGCTGCGCGTGGTGAGATCGGCGCGTCCTGAGCCCCAGTCGGCGGCCATCTGCGCGAGGCCGCGAAGCTGGTGCGAGCTGAGGATGCCGCCAGGAACGCGCATGCGGAGCATGAAGGAGTCCTGCGCGGGAGCGACGTAGAAGAGGCCGTGGAATTTGAAGCGGAAGAGATCATCCGGCGCAGGGGCCTTGTCTTCGTTGGCGTGTGCGACGAGCTTGTCCCAGATATCGAGCGCGTTCTCTTCCTGCTTCCAATGTTCTTCTTTGCAGAGGTCGGAGAGAGGCGTGCCGAACCATGTGGGCTCGGCCTCTTCGGCAGCCTGGTTGACGAGGCCGGAGGCGGGATTGTTGGTGATCTGTCCGCCGATGGTGTGCCCGACGAAGGGCATGACGACACCGCGTTGCGCTACGCCGGCGAAGAAGCCTTGTAGATACTGCTGCTGCGCGAGGGAGAAGCCCGGCGTGTCGATCAAAGTGGTGGTGACTTGCGATTCCATGCTGAATCTCCTTTACGGTCTTGCGACTGGTGCATGCCGGAAGATCCTGAAGCGCAATCTGGATTGGGTGCAGCCAGATGCGGGCCAGATAAACATCGCGGTGAGATAACTCACAGTGCGATGGATTCAAGGCTCGTCAAGGAGCATGAAACGATGAATAAGAGGGGAGCCGGGACACAGCATGGTGCCGGGCTGAACTTCTTCGGCCATCCAGGTCGGGCTGAATGGCATTCGATGAAATTGATACTACTGCGAGCTTTGCGTGAGTGCAAGAGAAGTAACAGTGAATTACAAGCTGCAAACAAAGTTTGATGTGCAGTAGAAGTTTTTGTTATACGGCCGCTCGTTTATTGTTCCGCCAGAGCTGCGATGTTACAAAACTGGTAACAGCTCCCACAGCTCTAATCGCTCCGTGACACCTTGATGTGTCGATTATCCCGATTCGGTGGGACACTTCTGCTCTACGCCTGAGCAAACAACACTAAATTCCCGCGTCAAGCCACGACTATCGAGCCGGACGCATTTCTGTCTCTATGGCCGCGAGCCTCGACGAGGGCCACTCTTCATTCGAAGTACCCAACTGTGGCACTTACAAGGGGGAGCTCCATGAAACGTGTTCTTTTAGCCGTTCTATTTTCCGTACAAGCGTTGTCTGGAGCACTGGCTGTTGCGCAGGATAGCTTCTTCACGAAGTGGCAGGATCGCGTGCGGAAGACGTCATCGCAGCAGCCGGGCTGGGCCGTGCCTGTTGTAACTCCGACGTCGGGCATTGTGCAACTGGCGCGTATCGATGTGCTGCATCAATGGACCTCGACCCACACTTCGACGTGGAACTATGGCAATAGCAAGGGTTTTAACTTCATTCCGTATTACAAGACAGAGGTGGATGTGAACCTGCCGCCATATATTGAGCACAACACTCCAAAGGCAATTGATGGGGCCGGGGACTTCTCGATGGTGGTGAAGTATCGTCCGTTTGCGGGAGGAGCGGAGCGAGGAAACTACTCGACTGCATTTCAGGTGGCAGCTACGGGCGCGACTGGAAGCTATAAAAACGGGACTGCGAGAACGACGATCAATCCGACATTGATTCTAGGTAAAGGGTTTGGACGGTTCGACGTGCAATCGAGCCTGGGAGGGACTTTGCCGGTAGGCTCGATTCACACGATTGGAAGGACGATTGTGTGGAACACGGTCGCGCAGTACCAGGTGGCGAAGATCTTCTGGCCTGAAGTGGAGGTGAATTCGAGCTTCTTCCATCTCGGGCCGAATAATGGGAAGAACCAGACATTTGTAACTCCTGGACTGATGGTGAGCAAGATCAAGTTGGGTAAAGATCCCAGAAGCAGGCTGGGTTTGGTGCTTGGAGGAGGTATGCAGATTGCGACTTCTACTTACCATTCCTATGACCACGGGCTTGTGCTTACCGGGCGAGTAACTTTCTAGAACGGTCAGGGCGATTTTGTTGGCGGCTCTGTGATTGTTGATGCGGAGCCGCTAGAATTGTGTATAACAGGTGGCCAGCTCGAAGTAATTTTGTAATTGGAGACTGGCTGGGGGAGATGGATGACTCACGCGAGCTTTGATGGATTGCGGGTTCTGTCGCTGGAATCGCGACGCGCAAAAGAGGTCGCGAAGCTGATACGCACCTATGGCGGCGAACCTTTTGTTGTGCCCGCGATGCGTGAAGCGCCGCTGGAATCGAACAAGCAGGCGCTGGAGTTTGCGGATGGGTTGCTGCAGGGGAAGTTCGATCTTGTTGTCTTTCTAACTGGCCTGGGGCTGCGCGCTCTGCTTGACATTGCGCAGACGAAGTACAACCGTGAAGAGTTGGTTGAAGCGCTGCGATCGGTAAAGATCGGCGCGCGCGGACCGAAGCCTGCGGCTGCGTTGCGTGAGTTAAAAATTCCTGTGACGGTGACCGCGCCTGAGCCTAATACATGGCGCGAGATGATGCACGGGATGGAAGCGGAGTTTGGCGACAAGCTGGGCGAGATGCGGGTCGCGGTGCAGGAGTATGGTGCATCGAATCCTGAGTTTCTCTCTGAGCTTACGGTCAAGTGCGGTGAGGTGACCAAGGTTCCGGTGTATCAGTGGACTCTGCCTGAAGATGTAGGGCCGCTGCGAGAGTCGGTTCTTGGCATTGCGAACGGCAGCGTGGACGTTGTGTTGTTTATGACGGCTGTACAGGTGATTCATCTCTTTCAGGTAGCCGAAGAGATGGGCATGCGCGAAGAGCTGCGTGCAGGGCTGATATCGATGGTGGTGGTTTCGATTGGGCCAACGACATCGGAGGAGCTGACGCATTATGGAATCACTCCCGACTTTGAGCCGTCGCACCCGAAGATGGGATTTCTGGTGAACGAGGCGGCGCAGTACTCCGGCAAGATTCTGGAGCGGAAGCGCAGCGCGGGCAGTGCGATTGTGACGCCACATAAGAGCGACGACAAGCCGGCGGAGAAATCGAAGTCCGGCGTGCGTCGCGTTGCCGTTTCGACGCCCACTATGGCGGGGTTTCGCGACGGACTTACCTCGATTGATTTTCTGCACGAGGTCAGCAGCAGGCTGGCATCGGCGGACTCGTTTCATGTGGTGCTGGGCAGCATCGTCGATTTTGTGACGACGGTGATTCCGTGCGACTCATGCTTCATCTATGTGATGGAGCACGAGAAGCTGGTGCTACGCGCATCGAAGAATCCTCATGCCGACCTTGTCGATCATCTGGGTATGTCGTTGGGGCAGGGAATCACGGGCTGGGTGGCGGAGCATCGCGAGCCGGTCGCGATTGCTTCGGGAGCATCGAACGATCCGCGGTTCATCATGTTCCGCAATCTACCGGAAGACCACTTCGAAGCGATCTTGTGTACACCGATTCTTTGCGCGAGCAAGGTTGTCGGCGTCATCACGCTGCAGCACCAGATGAGCTATCAACATACGGCGAATGAGATCAGGCTGCTCTCGATGCTTGGTTTTCTAGTGGGCGCCGAGATTGAGCGCACGCGCCTGGAGACGGAGAATCTGCAACTGGCCGGGCGGCTTGAGACGCGCAAGGCCGTCGATCGCGCGAAGGGCATTTTGCAGCGCG is a window of Edaphobacter dinghuensis DNA encoding:
- a CDS encoding NirA family protein, with the protein product MESQVTTTLIDTPGFSLAQQQYLQGFFAGVAQRGVVMPFVGHTIGGQITNNPASGLVNQAAEEAEPTWFGTPLSDLCKEEHWKQEENALDIWDKLVAHANEDKAPAPDDLFRFKFHGLFYVAPAQDSFMLRMRVPGGILSSHQLRGLAQMAADWGSGRADLTTRSNLQIRELQPKNIVRVLSKIQDLGMTSRGSGADNIRNITASPITGIDPHELYDVAPLADALNRYILNSRDMYGLPRKFNVAFDNGGAISVVADTNDIGFVAVEIKEGHGIPAGIYFRVLLCGITGHKQFATDCGLLLRPDQTVAVAAAMIRVFAEHGDRTDRKKARLKYLIDKWGVEKFIGKTEKLLAFPLIRVPASASEPRKPIDRAGHIGVHAQSQPDLNYIGVAVPVGRLPVDQMLALANIAETYGTGDLRLTVWQNLIIPNIPTAKLEAAKTAILAAGLAFEAGTVLSGTVACTGNKGCRFAASDTKSHAVALATMLDSRFNIMQPVNLHVTGCPHSCAQHYIGDIGLMGVKVGGEEGYQVVIGGGSDQDQGIGRELISAIKFSDLPPVMEQLFHSYTTQRNPEESFLDFTRRHSITELQSFCATQELV
- a CDS encoding uroporphyrinogen-III synthase, whose protein sequence is MTHASFDGLRVLSLESRRAKEVAKLIRTYGGEPFVVPAMREAPLESNKQALEFADGLLQGKFDLVVFLTGLGLRALLDIAQTKYNREELVEALRSVKIGARGPKPAAALRELKIPVTVTAPEPNTWREMMHGMEAEFGDKLGEMRVAVQEYGASNPEFLSELTVKCGEVTKVPVYQWTLPEDVGPLRESVLGIANGSVDVVLFMTAVQVIHLFQVAEEMGMREELRAGLISMVVVSIGPTTSEELTHYGITPDFEPSHPKMGFLVNEAAQYSGKILERKRSAGSAIVTPHKSDDKPAEKSKSGVRRVAVSTPTMAGFRDGLTSIDFLHEVSSRLASADSFHVVLGSIVDFVTTVIPCDSCFIYVMEHEKLVLRASKNPHADLVDHLGMSLGQGITGWVAEHREPVAIASGASNDPRFIMFRNLPEDHFEAILCTPILCASKVVGVITLQHQMSYQHTANEIRLLSMLGFLVGAEIERTRLETENLQLAGRLETRKAVDRAKGILQRDLGMSEDEAYRTMQRESRQRRISMREIADAIVLGDDLKKAQAADGARA